Proteins encoded within one genomic window of Pieris brassicae chromosome 12, ilPieBrab1.1, whole genome shotgun sequence:
- the LOC123717377 gene encoding pre-mRNA-splicing factor SPF27, protein MSGEAVVDALPYIDQGYDDPGVREAALAMVEEECRRYRPTKNYLENAGPEPSTAFETPALHREMERVQQRLPMEPLSMKRYELPPPPTGRLGEPTAWIEAVDNSHAQLSHQAIRVLNLELQLQYSSEAWRSYLNVLQALVERSQNVHAQLRKQIAAVNWERKRSQTASGARLRALRRRWAQLVSDNYRLERAIMQLEIQLEKAKGQVSTDGGETPDMDLEAVKNLPDKFNSDTEKEVQKRIEDMFAD, encoded by the exons ATGTCGGGAGAAGCAGTGGTTGATGCATTGCCATATATCGACCAGGGTTATGATGATCCTGGGGTTAGAGAAGCG gCATTGGCTATGGTCGAAGAGGAATGTCGTAGATATAGGCctactaaaaattatttagaaaatgctGGTCCTGAGCCGAGTACAGCCTTCGAAACACCGGCATTACATAGAGAAATGGAAAGAGTGCAGCAACGATTGCCAATGGAACCGTTATCTATGAAAAG GTATGAATTACCACCCCCACCAACAGGAAGACTAGGTGAACCTACAGCTTGGATAGAAGCAGTTGACAATTCACATGCCCAGCTTTCTCACCAAGCTATAAGAGTCTTAAACTTAGAGCTGCAATTACAATACAGTTCAGAAGCTTGGAGGTCATACTTAAATGTATTGCAAGCTTTGGTTGAACGTTCACAGAATGTTCATGCACAATTAAG aaaacaAATTGCTGCAGTAAACTGGGAGCGTAAACGTTCTCAAACAGCAAGTGGTGCCAGACTAAGAGCTCTTCGACGTCGCTGGGCACAACTTGTATCAGATAATTATCGGTTGGAAAGAGCTATAATGCAGCTGGAAATACAGCTCGAGAag gCAAAAGGGCAAGTTTCTACTGATGGTGGGGAAACTCCAGACATGGATCTTGAAGCAGTCAAAAACCTTCCAGacaaatttaactctgatacTGAAAAAGAAGTTCAAAAGAGAATAGAAGATATGTTTGCAGATTAA
- the LOC123717378 gene encoding peroxiredoxin-5, mitochondrial has translation MFSTTTSLIKCVRTLTKQVSLRAVHSTKLAMAPIKVGDKLPAVDLFEDSPANKVNVCELTSGKKVVLFAVPGAFTPGCSKTHLPGYVQNADKMKGEGIAEIVCVSVNDPYVMGAWGNQHNTKGKVRMLADPSGSFIKALDLGTNLPPLGGFRSKRFSMVINDSTVEELNVEPDGTGLSCSLADKLKLKQ, from the exons ATGTTTTCCACTACAACGTCGCTCATTAAATGTGTTCGGACACTTACTAAACAAGTGTCTCTCAGGGCAGTTCACTCGACGAAATTAGCAATGGCTCCTATTAAA GTTGGCGACAAACTACCTGCAGTTGATCTATTTGAGGACTCTCCTGcaaataaagtaaatgtttGTGAATTAACGTCTGGGAAAAAGGTTGTACTTTTTGCCGTACCTGGAGCATTTACACCCGGTTGTTCCAAAACACATTTGCCGGGATATGTACAAAACGCCGATAAGATGAAGGGTGAAGGTATAGCGGAAATAGTGTGTGTTTCTGTTAATGATCCCTATGTGATGGGTGCTTGGGGAAATCAGCATAACACGAAAGGaaag gttCGTATGTTAGCTGATCCATCAGGTAGCTTCATCAAAGCTCTTGACCTTGGTACAAACCTCCCACCTCTTGGTGGTTTCCGTTCCAAAAGGTTTTCGATGGTCATCAATGACAGCACAGTTGAAGAGCTAAATGTGGAGCCTGATGGTACAGGTTTGTCATGCTCCCTAGCTGACAAGCTGAAACTGAAGCAGTAA
- the LOC123717486 gene encoding uncharacterized protein LOC123717486, which produces MFYPVESLKRGGRFYLCWVADSWPQRFQAINNRQIWSQDIRRICHDLQEVICQESRRPSKRFSLRLTSQLIHGLVLLYHRKVNVLIGDLCMIEAYAMHNTNKRCKWVEQVRVHEPRSAQIIPRLVIEEVGDEEQVEELLQRTGNIVAYVEDITLREPTLPENQPIDDGFGEMHLELPVISDRTIELMLGPDGSAAQQSVIDPWGLSPDRLIDQLRVNKSAHMERASDHDISLFNKTTAAELQAPGEFGKEIPDIQLPEIPDPQEIQLEIVPHETENRNMPMEIEDILLEEIPIEEYQAQQHGRKRKRIVMKIDECLKLGNAYMRSRVNDVKVEQRCQDPASDILRAEVSVRQMLHRPTCAGARVTHNLGLIIRKMYLNSLCKLERCDVPEVPMIQRQHQDTRMIVEETEGPILAPVIEEPHLLGREQAILDADVSVNISAVGPNASVLEPNVSALGPNVSVLEPNVSALGPNVSALEPNASALGPNVSALGPNVSALGPNASASGRNVEEVQDVSLLPTQKISEMQVPDLPSAPKRRRTVGTNEARFMIDTENKENQPPNRHLDHLSEMLHEAGISDIPEKIPEREVENSQRKKSSENSETPLGSLDRTKVSLGDTDSCTDSQRMIKEDWGTFNTMVRIYHCKAAGCVPLNMMVLLARGPVLSGHGRLTAAKCFSSLLKLKQHRFIRIEKNPVTLEIVDINLGPRFDRT; this is translated from the exons atgttttaccCTGTCGAATCTTTGAAAAGAGGtggtagattttatttatgttggGTTGCGGATTCTTGGCCACAACGTTTTCAAGCCAttaataatcgtcaaatttggTCTCAGGATATTAGACGAATATG TCATGACCTTCAAGAAGTAATATGTCAGGAATCACGTCGTCCATCAAAGAGATTCTCTCTTCGGTTAACATCACAACTTATTCACGGATTAGTCCTCTTGTATCATAGAAaagtaaatgtattaattg gtGATCTTTGTATGATAGAAGCTTATGCCATGCACAATACTAATAAAAG gTGTAAATGGGTGGAACAAGTGAGAGTTCATGAACCGAGGTCGGCTCAGATCATACCCAGACTAGTAATTGAGGAAGTAGGAGATGAAGAACAAGTGGAGGAACTTTTACAa AGAACTGGAAATATAGTAGCCTATGTAGAAGATATAACATTGCGAGAACCTACTCTGCCTGAAAATCAACCTATTGAT GATGGCTTTGGCGAAATGCACTTAGAACTGCCGGTGATAAGTGATAGGACGATCGAATTGATGCTCGGCCCCGATGGAAGTGCGGCACAACAGAGCGTTATAGACCCTTGGGGTCTGTCGCCCGATCGGTTGATCGATCAGTTGAGGGTTAATAAATCTGCACATATGGAGAGGGCCTCAGATCATGACATTTctctatttaataaaa cgACAGCAGCCGAACTACAAGCCCCTGGAGAATTTGGTAAAG AAATTCCCGATATCCAGTTACCCGAAATACCCGATCCCCAAGAAAT ACAATTGGAAATAGTCCCACATGAGACTGAAAACCGAAATATGCCAATGGAGattgaagatattttattagaagaaATTCCGATCGAG gaATACCAAGCTCAGCAACACGGAAGGAAACGCAAGCGCATTGTAATGAAGATAGATGAATGTTTGAAGTTAGGAAATGCGTACATGCGGTCTCGGGTTAACGATGTTAAAGTGGAACAGCGCTGCCAG GATCCGGCCTCCGATATATTACGAGCAGAAGTGTCCGTCCGACAAATGTTACACCGTCCGACATGCGCGGGCGCACGCGTTACGCATAATCTAGGACTTATAATCAGGAAAATGTACTTGAACAGCCTTTGCAAGTTAGAGAGATGTGATGTGCCTGAg GTACCAATGATACAAAGGCAACATCAGGATACAAGGATGATAGTAGAAGAGACTGAAGGCCCTATACTAGCGCCTGTGATCGAAGAACCACATTTACTTGGTCGAGAACAGGCAATTCTTGATGCCGATGTATCTGTTAATATTTCTGCTGTTGGACCAAATGCTTCTGTTCTTGAACCAAATGTTTCCGCTCTTGGACCAAATGTTTCTGTTCTTGAACCAAATGTTTCCGCTCTTGGACCAAATGTTTCCGCTCTTGAACCAAATGCTTCCGCTCTTGGACCAAATGTTTCCGCTCTTGGACCAAATGTTTCCGCTCTTGGACCAAATGCTTCTGCTTCTGGGAGAAATGTGGAGGAAGTTCAAGATGTGTCACTTCTACCCACTCAAAAGATATCGGAAATGCAAGTTCCAGATCTACCATCTGCG cCTAAGAGACGTCGAACTGTGGGTACAAATGAAGCAAGGTTCATGATAGATACAG aaaaCAAAGAGAATCAACCCCCCAACAGACATTTGGACCATCTCTCCGAAATGCTCCACGAAGCTGGCATTTCCGATATACCTGAAAAAATACCGGAAAGGGAAGTTGAGAATAGTCAAAGGAAAAAATCCAGCGAGAACAGTGAAACTCCTTTAGGAAGCCTCGATAGGACAAAGGTGTCGTTGGGAGATACTGACAGCTGCACAGATTCACAGAGGATGATAAA AGAAGATTGGGGAACATTCAACACTATGGTCAGAATATACCACTGTAAAGCAGCAGGATGTGTTCCTCTTAATATGATGGTACTTCTCGCGCGGGGTCCGGTTTTATCGGGACATGGCCGGCTAACCGCCGCTAAATGCTTTAGCTCGTTATTGA AACTGAAACAACATAGATTTATACGCATCGAGAAAAATCCTGTTACGCTAGAAATAGTGGATATCAATCTAGGACCCAGATTCGACAGAACttga
- the LOC123717298 gene encoding radial spoke head protein 9 homolog, whose translation MDIHKLWEYKEYVNVNGFMLSNELISLLQNSLTLLQVENHFSHVQYWGQIYAVDGDYHIAVGITRDALADRRYFYSTDFKFWGLLARPKKKYKQLSLLTTFPFRGDPSLKIKVLDEAMDEQHPDRCQEMREEKRLAATISNICDEAEICARGQLIKQPDGTIVINPNFYGLTGQEAKLLKSYMHIRPAQQRWNSNLLTRQDYNFSMDFLDSIDQDIPSGCWNLSLEQNGTLAYLKSLYWPGMSYFHKIKTPDAGFLYIGNGRKNLDVPFLI comes from the coding sequence ATGGATATTCACAAATTGTGGGAATATAAAGAGTATGTTAATGTCAATGGATTTATGTTATCGAACGAGTTAATATCATTGTTACAAAATTCTCTGACACTGTTACAAGTAGAGAACCACTTTTCTCACGTTCAATACTGGGGACAGATCTACGCTGTCGATGGAGATTATCATATAGCAGTGGGTATCACCAGAGATGCCTTAGCGGATAGAAGGTATTTCTACTCAACTGACTTTAAATTCTGGGGCCTTCTGGCCAGACCAAAGAAGAAATATAAGCAACTTTCTCTACTTACAACATTTCCTTTTCGTGGCGACCCGtcattgaaaataaaagtCCTTGATGAAGCGATGGATGAACAGCATCCTGATAGATGCCAGGAGATGCGAGAAGAGAAACGCCTTGCAGCAACTATCAGCAACATTTGTGACGAAGCTGAGATTTGCGCTCGTGGACAACTAATTAAACAGCCAGATGGCACTATAGTAATTAACCCTAATTTCTATGGACTGACAGGCCAGGAAGCAAAACTGCTTAAATCTTATATGCATATTCGCCCAGCACAGCAACGTTGGAATTCAAACCTGTTGACTAGACAAGATTATAACTTTAGTATGGATTTTCTAGACTCCATCGACCAGGACATACCTTCTGGGTGCTGGAACCTGTCATTGGAGCAGAATGGAACTCTcgcatatttaaaaagtttatactgGCCAGGAATGTCATACTTCCATAAAATAAAGACCCCTGATGCaggatttttgtatattggaAATGGAAGGAAAAATTTAGATGTTCCTTTTCTAATTTAA
- the LOC123717204 gene encoding ubiquitin thioesterase otubain-like has protein sequence MADDAASSSACTGNLGDNSVNQDELILKQQREIEKEISESIPLVGEQEDLASLEKEYNEDPVYLLKIKDLASKYKCIRRTRPDGNCFFRAFSYAYLEHLLKDKEEYEKFHEIAKNSKDILVALGFPQFTVDDFYETFMEVVQRVGEQAGGSSDGIEDIRKELHDKFNKQGYSDYIVVYLRLITSGQLQTQHDFYQNFIEGPRTVTEFCRQEVEPMYKESDHIHIIALSNALNVGVRVKYMDRGEGSQVIAHDFPEGSKPLVHLLYRPGHYDILYA, from the exons atggcGGACGATGCAGCGAGTAGCAGCGCTTGTACCGGTAATTTAGGTGATAACTCTGTTAATCAAGATGagttgattttaaaacaacaacGTGAAATTGAGAAAGAG ATTTCGGAGTCTATTCCATTGGTTGGTGAGCAAGAAGATCTGGCATCATTAGAAAAAGAATACAATGAGGACCCAGTAtacctattaaaaattaaagatttagcttcaaaatataaatgcatTCGAAGAACAAGGCCGGACGGTAACTGTTTTTTCCGAGCCTTTTCGTACGCATATTTAGAACACCTGCTCAAAGATAAAGAAGAGTATGAAAAATTCCATGAGATAGCCAAAAACTCTAAAGATATTCTAGTAGCACTAGGATTTCCTCAATTTACTGTTGATGACTTCTATGAAACG TTTATGGAAGTAGTTCAGAGAGTAGGTGAACAAGCTGGAGGAAGTTCAGATGGGATAGAAGATATTCGCAAGGAGCTGCATGACAAGTTTAATAAACAGGGATACTCCGACTACATTGTTGTATACTTGCGACTTATTACATCTGGCCAGCTTCAGACACAGCATgatttttatcaaaacttCATTGAAGGTCCCCGAACTGTTACTGAATTTTGTAGACAG GAGGTAGAACCAATGTATAAAGAGTCTGACCATATTCACATAATAGCCCTTAGTAATGCCCTAAATGTTGGAGTCAGAGTTAAGTACATGGATCGTGGTGAGGGAAGTCAG gtAATCGCCCACGATTTTCCGGAAGGTTCAAAGCCCCTTGTCCACTTGCTATATAGACCTGGCCATTACGATATTCTATACGCGTGA
- the LOC123717202 gene encoding putative E3 ubiquitin-protein ligase UBR7: MDNNDAVGLDDNETAGLEDEKVVTMMDVLKEQEDFEEDANAVLGASDDKNCTFFMGYIKRQAIYACMTCNSDAKDDPSKRAGVCLACSLKCHEDHELVELYTKRNFRCDCGNPKFKSHPCQFTPNKQDFNEENSYNQNFSGLYCICHRPYPDPDVTEEDEMIQCIICEDWLHSAHLDATVPDNDQYAEMICKQCMEKNNFLHNYADLIVNSEADVTDISMNALSNSGANETIIMDTTNDLSINNIENLQESITPHSKHTFVAEVDGGEDDTNKNDVLEINTLTKEKDYVNKSEHTDTNKYNDSMKASQTQTSIDNNVMTSEKKCPNVEKELVTFVNNLENENITDTRESNMELSEVSDNSEQKKSVANSNENEAIENSKLKFNESSTVLKTDNSIVQEMESDSVTGNLDKNASVEQINAKGELLVTDTSIFKIDNEGIKQIKATETKELSKVELINSNVEGNEKVASTKSTDDLEEDRLLEDPVEPAIVPENNATQVNSATDETKTEGITTVPVTENNVETSLEKDTADAEPQLNESRSNANSGDNTSATDNNAEELPLGTIHKNERICEKMDVINDTDSSKIQVPMEESQKPECKRKLSKSVEDQIDDLESKKPKLDLKPCIKPQKVKQRYQGATFWPVHFRQKLCICNECLSMYKDLSVLFLIDPEDTVSAYEHLGKEKSNGKPASEYEKGLAALSSLDRVQQINALTEYNKMRDKLLDFLKSFKDRKEVVKEEDIKAFFAGMKPKREPDGVYFCR, from the exons ATGGATAATAACGATGCAGTTGGACTTGATGACAATGAAACAGCAGGACTGGAGGACGAAAAAGTAGTTACAATGATGGACGTGTTAAAAGAACAAGAAGATTTTGAAGAAGATGCAAATGCCGTGCTCGGAGCTTCTGACGATAAAAATTGCACTTTCTTTATG GGCTACATCAAAAGACAAGCTATATATGCTTGTATGACTTGTAATTCTGATGCCAAAGATGATCCTTCTAAGAGAGCAGGTGTTTGCTTGGCTTGTAGCCTTAAATGTCATGAGGATCATGAACTTGTTGAGCTTTATACAAAACGAAACTTTCGATGTGATTGTGGTAACCCTAAGTTTAAGTCGCATCCTTGTCAATTTACTCCAAATAAGCAAGATTTTAATGAGGAAAACAGTTACAACCAAAATTTCTCTGGACTGTACTGTATTTGTCACAGACCTTATCCAGACCCAGATGTAACTGAAGAAGATGAAATGATACAGTGCATTATTTGTGAGGACTGGCTCCATTCTGCACATCTTGATGCTACTGTCCCTGATAATGATCAATATGCAGAGATGATATGTAAACAATGcatggaaaaaaataatttcctgCATAACTATGCAGACCTTATTGTAAACTCTGAAGCGGATGTTACTGACATAAGCATGAATGCATTATCTAATAGTGGTGCAAATGAGACTATTATAATGGATACTACAAATGATTTGtctataaacaatattgaaaATCTACAAGAAAGCATTACTCCACATAGCAAACATACTTTTGTTGCAGAGGTTGATGGAGGAGAGGATGACActaataaaaatgatgtattagaaataaatacactaaCTAAGGAAAAagattatgttaataaatctGAACACACTGACACCAATAAATACAATGATTCAATGAAGGCATCCCAAACTCAAACTAGTATtgataataatgtaatgacttctgaaaaaaaatgtcCAAATGTAGAGAAAGAGCTGGTTACCTTTGtcaataatttagaaaatgaaaatattacagaCACTAGAGAAAGTAACATGGAGCTTTCTGAAGTATCAGATAATtcagaacaaaaaaaatctgtagCAAATAGTAATGAAAATGAAGCAattgaaaattcaaaattaaagtttaatgaGTCATcaacagttttaaaaactgACAATAGTATAGTACAAGAAATGGAAAGTGATTCTGTAACTGGGAACCTTGATAAAAATGCATCTGTTGAACAGATTAATGCAAAAGGAGAATTACTAGTAACTGATACTAGTATTTTCAAAATAGACAATGAAggtatcaaacaaataaaagcaACAGAAACTAAAGAATTATCAAAAGTTGAATTGATTAATTCTAATGTAGAGGGAAATGAAAAAGTAGCATCTACTAAATCAACTGATGACTTGGAAGAAGATAGACTTCTTGAAGATCCTGTAGAACCTGCAATTGTTCCAGAAAACAATGCTACTCAGGTTAATAGTGCAACTGATGAAACAAAAACAGAAGGTATAACCACAGTTCCAGTGACAGAAAATAATGTAGAAACTTCACTAGAAAAAGATACTGCAGATGCAGAACCACAATTAAATGAATCTAGAAGTAATGCAAACTCTGGTGATAATACATCTGCAACAGATAATAACGCGGAAGAACTTCCATTGGGtactatacataaaaatgaaaGAATATGTGAAAAAATGGATGTGATTAATGATACTGATTCTTCCAAGATTCAAGTACCTATGGAGGAAAGTCAGAAACCTGAATGTAAACGTAAGCTCAGTAAGTCAGTTGAAGATCAGATAGATGATTTAGAATCCAAAAAACCAAAACTAGATTTAAAACCTTGTATTAAACCTCAAAAAGTGAAACAAAGGTACCAAGGTGCTACATTTTGGCCAGTACACTTTAGGCAGAAACTATGTATTTGCAATGAATGTCTATCTATGTATAAAGATTTATCAGTATTATTCCTAATAGATCCTGAAGACACTGTCAGTGCATATGAGCATCTAGGAAAGGAAAAATCTAATGGAAAACCAGCATCTGAATATGAAAAAGGATTAGCAGCTCTATCTTCATTAGACAGAGTCCAACAAATTAATGCACTGActgagtacaataagatgagagataaattattagattttctGAAGAGTTTCAAAGACCGTAAAGAGGTAGTTAAAGAAGAAGATATTAAGGCTTTCTTTGCTGGGATGAAACCAAAACGGGAACCTGATGGAGTTTACTTCTGCAGATAA